GGGCGGTGGTCGGCATGAGCGTATTCGCCTTGTTGGTCGCTCGCGAAGCGCGCCTGCTGTGCCGTCGTCCGGCCGAACTGGCCAACCCGCTGGTGTTCTTCGCCATCGTCATCGCGCTGTTCCCGTTGGCGGTCGGCCCTGAGACTAAACTGTTGCAAACCTTGTCTCCGGGGCTGGTGTGGGTGGCGGCGCTTTTATCGGTCCTGCTCTCGCTGGACGGGCTGTTTCGCAGTGATTTCGAAGACGGTTCCCTGGAGCAGTGGGTCCTTTCGTCGCACCCCTTGCCACTTCTGGTACTGGCCAAGGTACTGGCACACTGGGCTTTTTCCGGTTTGGCGCTAGTCTTGCTTTCGCCGCTGCTGGCCATGATGCTCGGCTTGCCCGTGGAGTGCCTGCCGGTATTGCTGCTGTCGTTGTTGCTCGGTACGCCGGTGCTCAGCCTGTTGGGGGCGGTGGGCGCAGCGTTGACCGTGGGTTTGAAGCGCGGCGGCCTATTGCTGGCCCTGTTGATTCTGCCTTTGTACATCCCGGTACTGATCCTCGGCAGCGGCGCTTTGCAAGCCGCGCTCATGGGCATGCCGGCGACCGGTTACCTCCTGTGGCTTGGCAGCCTGACCGCCCTGGCGGTAACCCTGACACCCTTTGCCATAG
This region of Pseudomonas asgharzadehiana genomic DNA includes:
- the ccmB gene encoding heme exporter protein CcmB, with amino-acid sequence MSVFALLVAREARLLCRRPAELANPLVFFAIVIALFPLAVGPETKLLQTLSPGLVWVAALLSVLLSLDGLFRSDFEDGSLEQWVLSSHPLPLLVLAKVLAHWAFSGLALVLLSPLLAMMLGLPVECLPVLLLSLLLGTPVLSLLGAVGAALTVGLKRGGLLLALLILPLYIPVLILGSGALQAALMGMPATGYLLWLGSLTALAVTLTPFAIAAGLKISVGE